In Streptomyces longhuiensis, the following proteins share a genomic window:
- a CDS encoding ABC transporter permease, with amino-acid sequence MTAVTARVRGTLGRFSPSRAVRTLGVPGVAAAALLAVVLTVTLLAPVLAPYDPDQPDLFNSLAGSSAAHPLGGDALGRDVLSRLMWGARTTLSGPVLIICLSTVVGTALAVTAAWAGGKVDAVVSRLLDVLFAVPGIVFALITVAVLGPGVTGVVLGLAVAYTPYVARVVRGAALRERNMPYVAAAWVQGRSAFAICVRHLLPNLRPIIVAQSVSALGFAVIDLAAISFLGLGVQPPTADWGLMVKSGLDSATRGQPLEALGAGLLIVLVVAAVIVLGDRLGKEGDQR; translated from the coding sequence ATGACCGCCGTGACCGCCCGCGTCCGCGGGACACTCGGCAGGTTCAGCCCGTCCCGTGCGGTGCGCACGCTCGGCGTGCCCGGCGTCGCCGCGGCGGCGCTGCTCGCCGTGGTGCTGACGGTCACGCTGCTGGCGCCGGTCCTCGCTCCCTACGACCCCGACCAGCCGGACCTCTTCAACTCGCTGGCCGGTTCCTCGGCCGCGCACCCGCTGGGCGGTGACGCCCTCGGCCGGGATGTGCTCTCACGGCTGATGTGGGGCGCCCGTACGACGTTGAGCGGGCCGGTCCTCATCATCTGCCTGTCCACCGTCGTCGGCACCGCGCTGGCGGTCACGGCGGCGTGGGCGGGCGGCAAGGTGGACGCGGTCGTCTCGCGCCTGCTGGACGTGCTGTTCGCGGTCCCGGGCATCGTCTTCGCCCTGATCACCGTGGCCGTGCTCGGCCCCGGCGTCACCGGAGTCGTCCTCGGCCTCGCTGTCGCCTACACCCCGTACGTGGCGCGGGTGGTGCGCGGTGCGGCGCTGCGGGAGCGCAACATGCCCTATGTGGCGGCGGCCTGGGTCCAGGGCCGGTCCGCGTTCGCCATCTGCGTACGGCACCTGCTGCCCAATCTGCGCCCGATCATCGTCGCCCAGTCGGTGTCCGCCCTGGGCTTCGCGGTCATCGACCTCGCGGCGATCTCCTTCCTGGGGCTCGGCGTGCAGCCGCCGACCGCCGACTGGGGGCTCATGGTCAAGAGCGGACTGGACAGCGCGACGCGCGGGCAGCCGCTGGAGGCGCTGGGTGCGGGCCTGTTGATCGTGCTGGTGGTCGCCGCGGTGATCGTGCTCGGTGACCGCCTCGGCAAGGAAGGTGACCAGCGGTGA
- a CDS encoding ABC transporter permease, with protein sequence MTTYLLRKLIALAVVLVVASFLVYGLLYLVPGGPMAFLLGNRSGTPEQIAAIRAQYRLDDPFLVRYAAWLGDAVRGDFGSSLVYRQHVSGLMAARAATTAFLVGYSTVLIVVVGVAGGVLAGLRRGRVDAVISAVSSAFLATPTFVIGVLLVIVFALGLGWFPVFGPGEGLFGRLYHLTLPAITLSLGSAAFLARITRASVREELGREHVETARSRGIAEALVIRRHVLRNASIPVITVTGLTVASLIAGSVVVENVFALDGLGSLFVRAILQRDFAVVQAVVLVLVAAFVLINLVVDLCYKALDPRMSR encoded by the coding sequence ATGACCACCTACCTGCTACGGAAGTTGATCGCGCTGGCCGTGGTCCTGGTCGTCGCCTCGTTCCTCGTCTACGGACTGCTCTACCTCGTACCCGGTGGCCCCATGGCGTTCCTGCTCGGCAACCGCAGCGGCACCCCCGAGCAGATCGCCGCCATCCGGGCCCAGTACCGGCTCGACGACCCCTTCCTGGTCCGCTACGCGGCGTGGCTCGGTGACGCCGTGCGCGGCGACTTCGGCAGCTCCCTGGTGTACCGGCAGCACGTCTCGGGCCTGATGGCCGCCCGCGCGGCGACCACCGCGTTCCTGGTCGGCTACTCCACCGTCCTGATCGTCGTGGTCGGTGTGGCGGGCGGTGTGCTGGCCGGACTGCGGCGGGGCCGGGTGGACGCCGTCATCAGCGCGGTCTCCTCGGCGTTCCTCGCCACTCCGACGTTCGTGATCGGTGTGCTCCTCGTGATCGTGTTCGCCCTGGGGCTGGGCTGGTTCCCGGTGTTCGGGCCGGGGGAAGGCCTGTTCGGTCGGCTGTATCACCTGACGCTCCCGGCGATCACCCTCAGCCTCGGCAGCGCCGCCTTCCTCGCCCGCATCACCCGTGCCTCCGTCCGCGAGGAGTTGGGGCGCGAGCATGTGGAGACCGCCCGCAGCCGTGGCATCGCCGAAGCACTCGTGATCCGCCGGCACGTGCTGCGCAACGCGTCGATCCCGGTGATCACCGTCACCGGTCTGACCGTGGCCAGTCTCATCGCCGGCTCGGTCGTCGTGGAGAACGTGTTCGCCCTCGACGGCCTCGGCTCCCTCTTCGTACGGGCGATCCTGCAGCGCGACTTCGCGGTCGTGCAGGCCGTCGTCCTCGTCCTCGTCGCCGCCTTCGTCCTCATCAACCTCGTGGTGGACCTGTGCTACAAAGCCCTCGACCCGCGGATGTCCCGATGA
- a CDS encoding ABC transporter substrate-binding protein has product MMRRAIPVIGLVLTLAACTSEARQPQQGAAPAKLDLKTTTPAAGKGLGKVTWNLPYEPQTLDPIRSFNYAENTALANMCESLLRLTPDFKIKPGLAVKAANPTPTTWVYTIREGVTFWNGDPLTADDVAASLSRHLDPKLGTWWGDYFNTVKSVRATGPLQVTVTLKQPDALFNQAMATGAGAVVQKKFLDKAGKSLGSPSRGVMCTGPFTFQDWKSGDSMTLTRNDHYWDKALRAKSESLVLRFIADETTAVNALRSGEVDGQYFYLPPAGLGQLQKSTTGSVTLGRSLTFWALLGSAKSGPYADPRVRRALSLALDRAAISKVVFQGTASPQRALTGSDYWGYERKTYQKAYEALPPETTDLAKAKELLVQAGSPTKPIVIGVQGSSAVHEQTANLLKATGEALGLDIEIRVVPVEQYGNLYSDPKARKGIDAFLSTWYGNVPDPLDIYTVFRKGGRTNFNDYKAVDGAIAEARAEGDPAARASLVTGIQEKVTRDVVWMPLNNLPVILYMNKRVTGAVPSFPYLYYPWAAGLGAR; this is encoded by the coding sequence ATGATGCGCCGCGCCATCCCCGTGATCGGGCTCGTCCTGACGCTCGCCGCCTGCACCTCCGAAGCTCGCCAACCGCAGCAGGGCGCCGCCCCGGCGAAGCTCGACCTCAAGACCACCACCCCCGCCGCAGGCAAGGGGCTCGGCAAGGTGACGTGGAACCTCCCCTACGAGCCGCAGACCCTGGATCCGATCCGCTCCTTCAACTACGCGGAGAACACCGCCCTCGCCAACATGTGCGAGAGCCTGCTGCGGCTGACCCCGGACTTCAAGATCAAGCCGGGCCTGGCCGTCAAGGCCGCCAACCCGACCCCCACCACCTGGGTGTACACGATCCGCGAGGGCGTGACGTTCTGGAACGGCGATCCCCTGACCGCCGACGATGTCGCGGCGAGCCTGAGCCGGCACCTCGACCCGAAGCTCGGCACCTGGTGGGGCGACTACTTCAACACCGTCAAGTCGGTCCGAGCCACCGGCCCCCTGCAGGTCACGGTCACGCTCAAGCAGCCCGATGCCCTGTTCAACCAGGCGATGGCCACCGGCGCCGGCGCCGTCGTGCAGAAGAAGTTCCTCGACAAGGCCGGCAAGTCGCTCGGCTCGCCGTCCAGAGGCGTGATGTGCACCGGGCCGTTCACGTTCCAGGACTGGAAGTCGGGCGACTCGATGACGCTCACCCGCAACGACCACTACTGGGACAAGGCCCTCAGGGCCAAGTCCGAGTCCCTGGTCCTGCGGTTCATCGCCGACGAGACGACCGCAGTCAACGCCCTGCGCTCGGGCGAGGTCGACGGCCAGTACTTCTATCTGCCGCCCGCGGGTCTCGGTCAGCTCCAGAAGTCCACCACCGGCTCGGTGACCCTGGGCCGTTCCCTCACCTTCTGGGCACTGCTCGGCTCGGCGAAGTCCGGCCCCTACGCCGACCCCAGGGTGCGCCGGGCCCTGTCGCTCGCGCTGGACCGCGCGGCGATCTCCAAGGTCGTCTTCCAGGGGACGGCCTCCCCCCAGCGAGCGCTGACGGGAAGCGACTACTGGGGCTACGAGCGCAAGACGTATCAGAAGGCCTACGAGGCCCTGCCGCCCGAGACCACCGATCTCGCGAAGGCCAAGGAGCTACTCGTCCAGGCGGGCTCGCCGACGAAGCCCATCGTCATCGGCGTCCAGGGCAGTTCGGCCGTGCACGAGCAGACCGCCAACCTGCTGAAGGCCACCGGCGAAGCGCTCGGCCTCGACATCGAGATCAGGGTCGTCCCGGTCGAGCAGTACGGCAACCTCTACAGCGACCCCAAGGCGCGCAAGGGCATCGACGCCTTCCTCAGCACCTGGTACGGCAACGTGCCCGATCCGCTGGACATCTACACCGTGTTCCGCAAGGGCGGGCGGACGAACTTCAACGACTACAAGGCAGTTGACGGCGCCATCGCCGAGGCGCGGGCCGAGGGGGATCCGGCAGCACGGGCGTCGCTCGTCACCGGGATCCAGGAGAAGGTGACCCGCGACGTCGTGTGGATGCCGCTCAACAACCTGCCCGTGATCCTCTACATGAACAAGCGGGTCACCGGCGCCGTGCCGTCCTTCCCCTACCTGTACTACCCGTGGGCCGCAGGGCTGGGGGCCAGATGA
- a CDS encoding amidohydrolase family protein, with product MTHILFTAIRLDGGQPRDVLVADGRIAAIAPPALPEEYEVVDGRGALALPSPVDAHIHPDKTTWGQPWLSRTPASSLRDLIDGDVAARAGMPAPVEERAGALMDRAITRGTRAMRAHVDVAPVHGLSNVHGVRAAAASRADLLDVQVVAFPQLGLLTEPGTAELLEKALSEGADVLGGLDPVGVDGDMNGQLDVLFGLSERAAVPLDIHLHDGGPSGIEQVTEIARRTVTHGMQGRVTVSHAFCVADLAGDELTRVGEILAEAGVSLATCALGADPVVPFGPLGELGVLVAAGSDGVRDPWTPFGDGDMITRAHLLAYRTDARTDAELAACYAVVAHGGAALLGLERTELRVGDPADFVLLTGDSVAQVVVDRPVPSLVVRAGRVIARDGRLVDGGQRRAAGDRLVERASR from the coding sequence ATGACGCACATCTTGTTCACAGCGATACGTCTGGACGGCGGGCAGCCCCGCGACGTTCTGGTCGCCGACGGGCGTATCGCCGCCATCGCCCCTCCCGCTCTGCCTGAAGAGTACGAAGTCGTCGACGGCCGCGGTGCCTTGGCCCTGCCCTCGCCGGTCGACGCCCACATCCATCCCGACAAGACCACCTGGGGCCAGCCCTGGCTCAGCCGTACTCCCGCGTCGAGCCTGCGGGACCTGATCGACGGCGATGTGGCGGCACGAGCCGGCATGCCGGCACCCGTCGAGGAACGCGCCGGTGCGCTCATGGACCGCGCCATCACCCGCGGCACCCGGGCCATGCGTGCGCATGTCGACGTCGCGCCCGTCCACGGGCTGTCCAATGTGCACGGCGTCCGTGCCGCCGCGGCCTCGCGCGCCGACCTGCTCGATGTACAGGTGGTGGCCTTCCCCCAGCTCGGCCTGCTCACCGAGCCGGGGACGGCCGAGCTTCTGGAGAAGGCCCTGTCCGAGGGCGCCGACGTGCTCGGCGGACTGGATCCGGTGGGCGTCGACGGTGACATGAACGGGCAGTTGGACGTCCTGTTCGGCCTGTCCGAGAGGGCGGCCGTCCCGCTGGACATCCACCTGCACGACGGCGGCCCGTCCGGCATCGAGCAGGTCACCGAGATAGCCCGCCGTACGGTGACGCACGGCATGCAGGGACGCGTCACGGTCAGCCACGCCTTCTGCGTCGCCGACCTCGCCGGCGACGAGCTGACGCGGGTCGGCGAGATCCTCGCCGAGGCGGGCGTATCCCTCGCGACATGCGCCCTGGGAGCCGACCCCGTCGTCCCCTTCGGTCCGCTGGGCGAGCTCGGAGTGCTGGTCGCGGCGGGCTCCGACGGCGTACGCGACCCGTGGACCCCGTTCGGCGACGGCGACATGATCACGCGGGCTCATCTCCTCGCGTACCGCACCGACGCCCGCACGGACGCCGAACTCGCCGCGTGCTACGCCGTCGTGGCCCACGGAGGCGCCGCGCTCCTGGGCCTGGAGCGGACGGAACTGCGTGTCGGTGACCCCGCCGACTTCGTCCTGCTCACCGGCGACTCGGTGGCGCAGGTCGTCGTGGACCGGCCCGTCCCGAGCCTCGTCGTCCGCGCGGGCCGTGTGATCGCCCGCGATGGACGGCTGGTCGACGGCGGCCAGCGGCGCGCCGCGGGCGACCGTCTCGTCGAGAGGGCCTCCCGATGA
- a CDS encoding FadR/GntR family transcriptional regulator gives MKNVERAPSLVDTVITALRQEIATGTWQLGDKIPSESRLAETLGVSRLSVREAVRVLVHSGLLMTRQGNGTFVTATDEAEVALRRQLDRAAAQDIIDVRRGLDIVAARLAATRRTADDLQRMRKALDDRADASRNADVDAFADADVDFHLRIAEASHNPVLQNLYRGMSDALRDSVKADQCMKHTLSGDDTSHEDLHRAVEDGDAGAAAAVAVAILDQQETGSDAPAG, from the coding sequence ATGAAAAACGTGGAACGGGCTCCGTCGCTCGTCGACACCGTGATCACCGCGCTGCGGCAGGAGATCGCGACGGGCACCTGGCAGCTCGGCGACAAGATCCCGTCCGAGAGCCGGCTCGCCGAGACGCTGGGCGTCAGCCGCCTGTCGGTGCGCGAGGCCGTGCGCGTGCTGGTGCACTCGGGCCTGCTGATGACCCGTCAGGGCAACGGGACCTTCGTGACGGCCACCGACGAGGCCGAGGTCGCGCTGCGCCGCCAGCTCGACCGCGCCGCCGCCCAGGACATCATCGACGTACGCCGCGGCCTGGACATCGTCGCCGCCCGGCTCGCCGCGACGAGGCGCACGGCGGACGATCTCCAGCGGATGCGGAAGGCCCTGGACGACCGGGCCGACGCGAGCCGGAACGCCGACGTGGACGCCTTCGCGGACGCCGACGTCGACTTCCACCTCCGCATCGCCGAGGCCTCCCACAACCCCGTGCTGCAGAACCTCTACCGGGGCATGAGCGACGCCCTGCGCGACAGCGTCAAGGCCGACCAGTGCATGAAGCACACCCTCAGCGGCGACGACACCTCGCACGAGGACCTGCACCGGGCCGTCGAGGATGGGGACGCAGGCGCCGCGGCGGCCGTCGCGGTGGCCATCCTCGACCAGCAGGAGACCGGCTCCGATGCCCCGGCCGGCTGA
- a CDS encoding GntR family transcriptional regulator, with the protein MAGDDTFEPESERVTRTLRDQILDGVRAPGSKLVERELAAELGVSRLPVRDALKDLVNEGLVTPRPRSWAVVREFTASDVEDLDEVKAALEMLAFRLAAQRRTRAGLARLRADLDAELRAAAKGEAVPARRAAADFHETVTALADNELLNELGRTLSSRMRWLLGQHDDISGVAKEHEELYEAIEARDVPRVEELALKHLATGRSEAAAHRRRTPEQ; encoded by the coding sequence ATGGCAGGGGATGACACTTTCGAGCCCGAGTCGGAGCGGGTCACGCGCACGCTGCGGGATCAGATTCTCGACGGGGTGCGGGCACCGGGCAGCAAGCTCGTGGAGCGGGAACTGGCGGCCGAGCTGGGCGTGAGCCGCCTGCCCGTCCGTGACGCCCTCAAGGACCTGGTGAACGAGGGCCTTGTCACCCCGCGCCCGCGGAGCTGGGCGGTCGTCCGTGAGTTCACCGCCTCCGACGTCGAGGACCTCGACGAGGTCAAGGCCGCCCTGGAGATGCTGGCGTTCCGTCTCGCCGCCCAGCGGCGCACCCGCGCGGGTCTCGCGCGGCTGCGGGCCGACCTGGACGCCGAGCTGAGGGCGGCGGCCAAGGGCGAGGCCGTACCCGCGCGCCGTGCCGCCGCCGACTTCCACGAGACGGTGACAGCGCTCGCCGACAACGAGCTCCTGAACGAGCTCGGCCGCACCCTGAGCAGCCGCATGCGATGGCTGCTCGGCCAGCACGACGACATCTCCGGCGTCGCCAAGGAGCACGAGGAGCTGTACGAGGCGATCGAGGCCCGGGACGTGCCGCGCGTCGAGGAGCTGGCGCTCAAGCACCTGGCGACCGGCCGCAGCGAGGCCGCCGCGCACCGCAGGCGCACCCCGGAGCAGTAG
- a CDS encoding cytosine permease, with the protein MNRRDPALAETAHAGLELDPEYEHTPVPVESRKSLLTVSAVWFGFPMILTNAVPGGIVVALMGFWRGLAAIVAANLVMLVYVGLLSHRAGSTGESFSLQATKTFGRVGYVVASGFLATVVVGWFAFNTGATGATLHQAFGWHEQLVAAVAGVAFVAITFLGIRALSWLGAVAAPLFLLVGLIALVIVSRDHDLATVLDYKGVGGSSALTFGAAVSLIMATFADSGTMTADFTRWSKNGRQAVIATATAFPVASLVAQITGGIVVAAGAVASAGTVGGNFLPILTGGHGVALDVLAAVFVFVNLGSVCSHCLYNGALSWSHLTRTRMRVMTIVLGVVGTVAALAGVWDHFLDWLVVLSVFVPPLGGVLIADQVLLRRRLDGRAEAAVRPTAFGAWAAGAAAGGLVHWYAPQFSDAVTGLLVALIAYAVLEGIPARSRGE; encoded by the coding sequence ATGAACAGACGCGATCCCGCCCTGGCGGAAACGGCCCACGCGGGCCTGGAGCTGGACCCGGAGTACGAGCACACGCCCGTTCCGGTGGAGAGCCGCAAGTCCCTTCTCACCGTGTCAGCCGTGTGGTTCGGGTTCCCGATGATCCTGACCAACGCCGTCCCCGGCGGGATCGTCGTCGCGCTCATGGGCTTCTGGCGCGGTCTGGCCGCGATCGTCGCCGCGAACCTCGTGATGCTGGTCTACGTCGGTCTGCTCAGTCACCGGGCGGGCAGTACCGGCGAGAGCTTCTCGCTCCAGGCGACCAAGACCTTCGGGAGGGTCGGCTACGTCGTCGCGTCCGGTTTCCTCGCGACGGTCGTCGTCGGGTGGTTCGCCTTCAACACCGGCGCGACGGGGGCCACCCTGCACCAGGCGTTCGGCTGGCACGAACAACTCGTCGCCGCCGTCGCCGGGGTGGCCTTCGTCGCGATCACGTTCCTCGGCATCCGTGCCCTGTCCTGGCTGGGCGCGGTCGCCGCCCCGCTGTTCCTCCTCGTCGGCCTGATAGCCCTGGTGATCGTCTCCAGGGACCACGACCTCGCGACCGTCCTCGACTACAAGGGCGTCGGCGGGAGCAGCGCCCTCACCTTCGGCGCCGCCGTCTCGCTCATCATGGCGACGTTCGCGGACTCCGGAACGATGACGGCCGACTTCACGCGCTGGTCCAAGAACGGCAGGCAGGCCGTCATCGCGACGGCCACCGCGTTCCCCGTGGCGAGTCTCGTCGCCCAGATCACCGGAGGCATCGTCGTGGCGGCCGGCGCCGTGGCCTCGGCGGGCACGGTCGGCGGCAATTTCCTGCCGATCCTCACCGGCGGTCACGGGGTCGCCCTCGACGTACTGGCCGCGGTGTTCGTCTTCGTCAACCTCGGCTCCGTCTGCAGCCACTGCCTCTACAACGGCGCGCTCAGCTGGTCACATCTGACCCGTACGAGGATGCGCGTGATGACGATCGTCCTGGGGGTCGTCGGCACGGTCGCCGCGCTGGCCGGTGTGTGGGACCACTTCCTCGACTGGCTGGTCGTCCTCAGCGTGTTCGTCCCACCGCTCGGCGGCGTACTGATCGCCGACCAGGTGCTGCTGCGCCGCCGGCTCGACGGGCGGGCCGAGGCGGCGGTGCGTCCCACGGCGTTCGGCGCGTGGGCGGCCGGAGCGGCCGCCGGGGGGCTCGTGCACTGGTACGCGCCGCAGTTCTCCGACGCGGTCACCGGCCTGCTCGTCGCCCTGATCGCCTACGCGGTCCTGGAGGGGATACCCGCACGAAGCCGGGGCGAGTGA
- a CDS encoding DUF1116 domain-containing protein yields MSTQATSLFTSDLSVVNVGLAMFDRDLTAQGAQVTTLDWTPPGGGSPEVLAALDALEDPRVAERTDAANAEAVDRIVGARPMLVGFGRAIDVVPGMTPTTILHAGPPITWDRMAGAMKGAVTGALVFEGLARDLDDAERLAASGEITFSPCHEHDCVGSMAGVTSASMYMHIVRNETHGNTAFTNLSEQMAKILRMGANDESVIERLVWMRDVLGPMLKEAMEIGGPVDLRLLLSQALHMGDECHNRNIAGTLLLTQALTPALLQTSFTTEQKKEVFDFIASSDYFSGPTWLAMAKAAMDAAHGIEGSTIVTTMARNGVEFGLRVSGLPGNQWLTGPAQPVIGPMFAGFRPEDAGLDIGDSAISETYGFGGFAMATAPAIVALVGGTVQEAVAFTRDMGEITTTQNPNVTIPALGFEGIPTGIDVRKVLATGILPVINTAIAHREAGIGMIGAGITHPPAAVFEQAARALARTVA; encoded by the coding sequence ATGAGCACTCAGGCCACCAGCCTCTTCACCAGCGACCTCAGCGTCGTCAACGTCGGACTGGCCATGTTCGACCGGGACCTCACCGCCCAGGGCGCGCAGGTCACGACCCTCGACTGGACTCCGCCCGGCGGCGGCAGCCCCGAGGTCCTCGCGGCTCTCGACGCACTGGAGGACCCACGCGTCGCCGAGCGGACCGACGCGGCCAATGCCGAAGCCGTCGACCGCATCGTCGGCGCACGGCCGATGCTGGTCGGCTTCGGCCGGGCCATCGACGTGGTGCCCGGGATGACCCCGACGACGATCCTGCACGCCGGACCGCCGATCACCTGGGATCGTATGGCGGGCGCCATGAAGGGGGCCGTCACCGGCGCCCTCGTGTTCGAGGGCCTGGCTCGTGACCTCGACGACGCCGAACGGCTCGCGGCATCCGGCGAGATCACCTTCTCGCCCTGCCACGAACACGACTGCGTCGGTTCGATGGCCGGTGTCACGTCCGCGTCGATGTACATGCACATCGTCCGCAACGAGACGCATGGCAACACCGCCTTCACCAACCTCTCCGAGCAGATGGCGAAGATCCTCCGCATGGGGGCGAACGACGAGAGCGTCATCGAGCGTCTCGTGTGGATGCGGGACGTCCTCGGCCCCATGCTCAAGGAGGCCATGGAGATCGGTGGCCCCGTCGACCTGCGTCTCCTGCTCTCCCAGGCGCTGCACATGGGCGACGAGTGCCACAACCGCAACATCGCGGGAACCCTGCTCCTCACGCAGGCACTCACTCCCGCCCTGCTGCAGACGAGTTTCACCACGGAGCAGAAGAAGGAGGTCTTCGACTTCATCGCCAGTTCGGACTACTTCTCCGGACCCACGTGGCTCGCCATGGCCAAGGCCGCCATGGACGCCGCTCATGGCATCGAGGGTTCGACCATCGTGACGACGATGGCCCGCAACGGCGTCGAGTTCGGCCTCCGCGTCAGCGGCCTGCCCGGGAACCAGTGGCTCACGGGCCCGGCCCAGCCGGTCATCGGGCCGATGTTCGCCGGGTTCAGGCCCGAGGACGCCGGCCTGGACATCGGTGACAGCGCGATCAGCGAGACGTACGGCTTCGGCGGGTTCGCCATGGCGACCGCACCCGCCATCGTCGCGCTCGTCGGCGGAACCGTGCAGGAGGCCGTCGCCTTCACGCGGGACATGGGCGAGATCACCACGACGCAGAACCCGAACGTCACCATCCCCGCCCTGGGCTTCGAGGGCATCCCCACCGGCATCGACGTCCGCAAGGTCCTGGCCACCGGGATCCTGCCGGTCATCAACACCGCGATCGCCCACAGGGAAGCGGGCATCGGGATGATCGGCGCCGGCATCACGCACCCGCCCGCCGCAGTCTTCGAGCAGGCCGCCAGAGCTCTCGCCCGCACGGTCGCCTGA
- the fdrA gene encoding acyl-CoA synthetase FdrA, whose protein sequence is MSITAVVKKNTYFDSVSLMSISTRANQLPGVEQAFVAMGTEMNKGVLSNLGLLTADLGAAGTGDLMIVVEAGEGADHAALLSEVEELLVQKAPSARGGADTVTYRTVDSAARAIPEANLAIVAVNGAYAGREARKALENGLHVMVFSDNVPIEEEVRLKQLAHSKGLFMMGPDCGTAIINNVALCFGNAVRPGTVGVVAASGTGAQEVSVRIHALGAGISQLIGTGGRDLSEQVGGIMMIDGIRALADDPGTSVIVLVSKPPAPAVQDKVLAEIAGAGKPVVVYFVGGSEETVTAAGGHFAASTQDAALQAVRLGVDAHAAVDELAAKQVDEVCARLSPEQRYVRGLFCGGTLCDESMYALLEVSDNVWSNIQKDPGRRLTAGSSSVGHTFLDFGDDDFTNGRPHPMIDPSLRLARLVEEAEDPQVAVILMDFVLGFGAHEDPVGVTLPAIAQARKIASDAGRHLEIVGYVLGTDLDTPALAEQVAALEAAGVTVTRSSTETGHFARETARKAHRA, encoded by the coding sequence GTGAGCATCACAGCAGTCGTCAAGAAGAACACCTACTTCGACTCGGTGTCCCTGATGTCCATCTCGACGCGGGCGAACCAACTGCCCGGCGTGGAGCAGGCGTTCGTCGCCATGGGCACCGAGATGAACAAGGGCGTGCTGAGCAACCTCGGCCTCCTCACGGCGGATCTCGGCGCCGCGGGCACCGGGGATCTCATGATCGTCGTGGAGGCGGGCGAGGGAGCCGACCACGCGGCACTCCTGTCGGAGGTCGAGGAGCTCCTCGTACAGAAGGCGCCCAGTGCGCGCGGTGGCGCGGACACGGTCACGTACCGCACGGTCGACAGCGCCGCGCGGGCCATCCCCGAGGCGAACCTCGCGATCGTCGCGGTCAACGGCGCGTACGCGGGCCGGGAGGCCCGCAAGGCGCTGGAGAACGGCCTGCACGTGATGGTCTTCAGCGACAACGTCCCCATCGAGGAAGAGGTCCGTCTCAAGCAACTGGCACACAGCAAGGGCCTGTTCATGATGGGGCCCGACTGCGGCACCGCGATCATCAACAATGTCGCGCTGTGCTTCGGGAACGCCGTGCGGCCCGGCACCGTCGGCGTCGTCGCGGCGTCCGGCACCGGCGCGCAGGAGGTCAGTGTCCGTATCCACGCGCTGGGCGCGGGCATCTCGCAGCTCATCGGCACGGGCGGCCGCGATCTCAGTGAGCAGGTCGGCGGCATCATGATGATCGACGGGATCCGGGCGCTCGCCGACGATCCCGGGACCAGCGTGATCGTCCTCGTGTCCAAGCCACCAGCTCCCGCGGTGCAGGACAAGGTGCTGGCCGAGATCGCGGGCGCGGGCAAGCCCGTGGTCGTCTACTTCGTCGGCGGATCCGAGGAGACCGTGACCGCGGCCGGCGGACACTTCGCCGCGAGCACCCAGGACGCGGCGCTCCAGGCCGTCCGCCTCGGGGTCGACGCCCACGCGGCCGTCGACGAACTGGCCGCCAAGCAGGTGGACGAGGTCTGCGCCCGGCTCTCACCTGAACAGCGTTACGTGCGGGGCCTGTTCTGCGGCGGAACCCTGTGCGACGAGTCGATGTACGCGCTCCTCGAAGTCAGCGACAACGTGTGGAGCAACATCCAGAAGGACCCCGGGCGGCGTCTGACGGCCGGCAGTTCCAGCGTCGGGCACACCTTCCTCGACTTCGGCGACGACGACTTCACCAACGGCCGCCCGCACCCGATGATCGACCCGTCCCTACGCCTGGCGCGCCTCGTCGAGGAGGCCGAGGACCCCCAAGTAGCCGTCATCCTCATGGACTTCGTCCTCGGGTTCGGCGCTCACGAGGACCCGGTCGGGGTCACGCTCCCCGCCATCGCCCAGGCCAGGAAGATCGCCTCCGACGCGGGCCGTCACCTGGAGATCGTGGGCTACGTCCTGGGCACCGACCTCGACACCCCGGCCCTCGCCGAGCAGGTCGCGGCCCTGGAGGCCGCCGGAGTCACCGTCACCCGCAGCAGCACCGAGACGGGCCACTTCGCCCGTGAGACCGCCCGGAAGGCACACCGCGCATGA